In a genomic window of Aquila chrysaetos chrysaetos chromosome Z, bAquChr1.4, whole genome shotgun sequence:
- the PELO gene encoding protein pelota homolog, whose translation MKLVRKDLEKDNAGQVTLIPEEPEDMWHTYNLLQVGDSLRASTIRKVQTESATGSVGSNRIRTTLTLCVAAIDFDSQACQLRVRGTNIQENEYVKMGAYHTIELEPNRQFTLAKKQWDSVVLERIEQACDPAWNADVAAVVMQEGLAHVCLVTPNMTLTRAKVEVNIPRKRKGNCSQHDRALERFYEQVVQAIQRHINFAVVKCVLVASPGFVREQFCDYMFQQAVKTDNKLLLENRSKFLQVHSSSGHKYALKEALCDPAVTSRLSDTKAAGEVKALDDFYKMLQHEPDRAFYGLKHVEKANEAMAIDTLLISDELFRHQDVATRARYVRLVDSVRENMGTVRIFSSLHVSGEQLGRLTGVAAILRFPVAEVSDQEDDSSSEED comes from the exons ATGAAGCTGGTGAGGAAGGACCTGGAGAAGGATAATGCGGGGCAGGTGACGCTGATCCCCGAGGAGCCGGAGGATATGTGGCACACCTACAACCTGCTGCAGGTGGGTGACAGCCTGCGGGCCTCCACCATCCGGAAGGTGCAGACCGAGTCGGCCACGGGCAGCGTGGGCAGCAACCGCATCCGCACCACCCTCACCCTCTGCGTGGCGGCCATCGACTTTGACTCGCAGGCATGCCAGCTGCGGGTCAGGGGCACTAACATCCAAGAGAATGAGTACGTCAAGATGGGGGCCTACCACACCATCGAGCTGGAGCCCAACCGGCAGTTCACGTTGGCAAAGAAGCAGTGGGACAGCGTGGTGCTGGAGCGCATCGAGCAGGCCTGCGACCCAGCCTGGAACGCTGATGTGGCAGCCGTGGTCATGCAGGAAGGGTTGGCTCACGTCTGCCTGGTTACACCAAACATGACGCTTACCCGCGCCAAGGTGGAGGTGAACATCCCCCGCAAGCGGAAAGGGAACTGCAGTCAGCATGACCGGGCCCTAGAGAGGTTTTACGAGCAAGTGGTGCAAGCCATCCAACGGCATATCAACTTTGCAGTGGTGAAGTGCGTACTGGTGGCTAGCCCAGGCTTTGTACGGGAGCAGTTTTGTGACTACATGTTCCAGCAGGCAGTCAAGACTGATAACAAGCTTCTGCTGGAGAACAGGTCCAAGTTCCTACAG GTCCACTCTTCCTCAGGACATAAATACGCATTGAAGGAAGCGCTCTGCGACCCAGCTGTAACTAGCCGTCTCTCTGACACTAAGGCAGCTGGTGAGGTCAAAGCCTTAGATGACTTCtataaaatgctgcagcatgAGCCTGACCGGGCTTTTTATGGTCTAAAACATGTGGAGAAGGCCAATGAAGCCATGGCCATCGATACCTTGCTGATCAGTGATGAGCTTTTCCGGCACCAGGATGTGGCTACACGTGCCCGATATGTTAGATTGGTAGATAGTGTACGTGAGAACATGGGCACAGTACGCATTTTCTCCAGCCTTCATGTGTCTGGAGAGCAGCTTGGCCGACTGACAGGGGTGGCAGCCATCCTGCGCTTTCCTGTTGCTGAGGTCTCTGACCAGGAAGATGATTCTAGCTCTGAAGAGGATTGA